Proteins from a single region of Primulina tabacum isolate GXHZ01 chromosome 5, ASM2559414v2, whole genome shotgun sequence:
- the LOC142547441 gene encoding uncharacterized protein LOC142547441, giving the protein MDSDSVGSSFPYEGRKFSDLSLVNGDCSAFSECNSDGSGEFTATSAHSRRLFIARATDNSDELISHLVSALHSTNIDEQKQAAMEIRLLAKNKADNRIKIAEAGAIKPLILLISSNDPQLQEYGVTAILNLSLCDENKEEIASSGAIKPLVRALKFGTSTAKENAACALLRLSQIEKNKTAIGKSGAILPLVNLLETGSFRGKKDACTALFSLCSVKENKLRAVQAGIMKPLVEMMADFGSNMVDKSAYVLSLLAPVAEARAEMVEEGGIPVLVEIVEVGTQRQKEIAVSILSQLCQDCVAYRTMVAREGAIPPLIALSQNGTSRAKQKAEALIEVLRQPRSANSAAKCDL; this is encoded by the exons ATGGACTCTGATTCCGTTGGATCGAGCTTTCCCTATGAGGGGCGGAAATTCAGCGATCTCAGCCTTGTAAATGGTGATTGCTCTGCCTTCAGCGAATGTAACAGTGATGGATCCGGCGAGTTTACTGCCACCTCCGCCCACAGTCGCCGTCTCTTCATCGCCCGCGCCACTGACAACTCCGATGAGCTTATCTCCCATCTCGTTTCAGCTCTTCATTCAACCAACATCGATGAACAGAAGCAAGCGGCTATGGAAATCCGTCTCCTCGCCAAGAATAAAGCTGATAACAGAATTAAAATCGCCGAAGCTGGAGCTATTAAACCGCTGATTTTGTTAATTTCGTCGAACGATCCTCAGTTGCAGGAATACGGGGTCACAGCGATTCTGAATTTATCGTTATGCGATGAGAATAAAGAAGAAATCGCTTCATCCGGGGCGATTAAACCGTTAGTCCGCGCGCTGAAATTCGGTACTTCAACTGCCAAAGAAAACGCCGCCTGCGCACTCCTGAGACTGTCGCAAATCGAGAAGAACAAAACCGCGATCGGGAAATCCGGTGCGATTCTACCGCTGGTTAACTTGCTGGAAACCGGAAGTTTCCGAGGGAAGAAAGACGCGTGCACGGCGCTGTTCTCTCTGTGCTCGGTGAAGGAAAACAAACTGAGGGCTGTGCAGGCAGGAATAATGAAGCCTTTGGTGGAGATGATGGCGGACTTTGGTTCGAACATGGTGGATAAATCAGCATACGTGTTGAGCTTGCTGGCGCCGGTGGCGGAGGCCAGGGCTGAGATGGTAGAGGAAGGTGGGATTCCGGTGTTGGTGGAGATAGTGGAAGTGGGGACACAGCGGCAGAAGGAGATTGCGGTGTCCATACTATCACAGTTGTGCCAGGATTGCGTGGCGTATCGTACCATGGTGGCCCGCGAAGGAGCCATTCCTCCCTTGATCGCTTTGTCCCAGAACGGGACCAGCCGCGCCAAACAAAAG GCGGAGGCACTGATAGAGGTTCTAAGGCAACCAAGATCCGCAAACTCCGCTGCTAAATGCGATCTCTGA